The following proteins are encoded in a genomic region of Streptomyces lunaelactis:
- a CDS encoding DUF6519 domain-containing protein has translation MHADISRITFRPDRHYSAVIAQQGRVQLDADANEQAAIQLLQARTTAADLIGQHGGPAGATGFALAFVGGGRELDDLSIGAGRYYVDGILLDATRPQPGVPVVDDGHAAEDADEDAPPADAQPPATWTYWDQPDGYRDPERPGDRLPTQFPYLAYLKVWERSVTAAEDPLLREVALGSAMPDTAARLKTVWQVLPLPGSQLEVEDGASKDQVRAAFAKWAAAQAPTARMAARSERPEHADEDPCLVKPDARYRGPENQMYRVEIHEGGGAKDATFKWSRENGSVTFPVDELDGTWVELASLGSDDKLDLNVGDLVEFVDTAYTSRGEPLPLLRVEEVDLPGRRVRLSGEPDSSVGRRPELHPFLRRWDHRSGSRHTSGSGRTKQGAAKLRHGAVRIEEGGWLPLEDGVLVYFEPGRTYRTGDFWTVPARTATGNVEWPTDAARRPLLQAPAGIQVHYAPLAWVLGEGSTPDLRMTFAPLAAVIPAANEAELAAEATAEAEALAAETAAAAGSGARTAGQDDEGQPAH, from the coding sequence ATGCACGCAGACATCTCCCGCATCACCTTCCGGCCGGACCGGCACTACTCGGCGGTGATCGCTCAGCAGGGCCGCGTACAGCTCGACGCGGACGCCAATGAGCAGGCCGCGATCCAGTTGCTGCAGGCCCGCACGACCGCCGCCGATCTGATCGGGCAGCACGGCGGCCCGGCCGGCGCCACCGGCTTCGCACTGGCCTTCGTGGGCGGCGGCCGCGAACTGGACGATCTGTCCATCGGCGCCGGCCGCTACTACGTGGACGGCATCCTGCTCGATGCGACACGTCCCCAGCCGGGCGTACCGGTCGTCGACGACGGGCATGCGGCCGAGGACGCTGACGAGGACGCGCCGCCCGCGGACGCGCAGCCCCCGGCCACCTGGACGTACTGGGACCAGCCGGACGGCTACCGGGACCCGGAGCGCCCCGGTGACCGGCTGCCGACCCAATTCCCGTATCTGGCCTATCTGAAGGTGTGGGAGCGCTCGGTCACCGCGGCCGAGGACCCGCTGCTGCGTGAGGTGGCGCTGGGGTCGGCGATGCCCGACACGGCCGCTCGGCTGAAGACCGTCTGGCAGGTGCTGCCGCTGCCGGGCTCGCAGCTGGAGGTGGAAGACGGGGCGTCCAAGGACCAGGTCCGGGCGGCGTTCGCGAAGTGGGCCGCGGCGCAGGCGCCGACCGCGCGAATGGCGGCGCGCAGCGAGCGTCCCGAGCACGCGGACGAGGACCCGTGCCTGGTGAAGCCGGACGCCCGGTACCGGGGCCCGGAGAACCAGATGTACCGCGTGGAGATCCACGAGGGCGGCGGGGCCAAGGACGCCACCTTCAAGTGGTCGCGGGAGAACGGTTCGGTGACCTTCCCCGTCGACGAACTCGACGGTACGTGGGTGGAGTTGGCGTCGCTCGGCAGCGACGACAAACTCGATCTGAACGTCGGCGACCTGGTCGAGTTCGTGGACACCGCCTACACCAGCCGCGGCGAGCCGCTGCCGCTGCTGCGGGTGGAGGAGGTCGACCTGCCGGGGCGGCGGGTGCGGCTCTCCGGCGAGCCGGACTCCTCGGTCGGGCGGCGGCCCGAACTCCACCCGTTCCTGCGACGCTGGGACCACCGTTCGGGCTCCCGGCACACGAGCGGCTCCGGCCGTACGAAGCAGGGCGCGGCCAAGCTGCGCCACGGCGCGGTCCGGATCGAGGAGGGCGGCTGGCTGCCGCTGGAGGACGGCGTACTCGTGTACTTCGAGCCGGGCAGGACGTACCGGACCGGTGACTTCTGGACCGTTCCCGCGCGCACGGCGACGGGCAATGTCGAGTGGCCGACGGACGCGGCGCGCCGGCCGCTGCTGCAGGCCCCGGCCGGGATTCAGGTCCACTACGCACCGCTGGCCTGGGTGCTGGGCGAGGGCTCCACGCCGGATCTGCGGATGACGTTCGCGCCGCTGGCGGCCGTCATCCCCGCCGCGAACGAGGCGGAGCTGGCGGCGGAGGCCACGGCCGAGGCGGAAGCCCTGGCGGCCGAGACCGCGGCGGCCGCCGGTTCGGGCGCGCGCACGGCGGGGCAGGACGACGAAGGACAGCCCGCGCACTGA
- a CDS encoding peptidoglycan-binding protein — protein sequence MATPLSADKLLKVLRDEGLHVVEHRSWRTHNRNHKGPWGPMHGVMIHHTVTSGTQSSVELCYNGHSSLPGPLCHGVIAKDGSVHLVGNGRANHAGLGDDDVLRAVINETALPADNEANTDGNRYFYGFECVNLGNGTDPWPAAQLEAIEKASAAICRAHGWGYRSVIGHKEWQPGKIDPRGFTMDSMRSRIRARLGGGPDGPPKPPAPKPPAKFEPFPGAAFFQAGRKSPIITAMGKRLVAEGCGKYEVGPSPDWSEADRKSYAAWQRKLGFTGSDADGIPGKSSWDRLRVPNV from the coding sequence ATGGCGACGCCCCTGTCAGCCGACAAACTGCTCAAGGTCCTCCGTGACGAGGGTCTGCACGTCGTGGAGCACCGGAGCTGGCGCACGCACAACCGCAACCACAAGGGTCCGTGGGGGCCCATGCACGGGGTGATGATCCATCACACCGTGACCTCGGGCACCCAGAGCTCCGTCGAACTCTGCTACAACGGCCATTCGAGCCTGCCGGGGCCGCTGTGCCACGGGGTGATAGCCAAGGACGGCTCGGTCCATCTGGTCGGCAACGGCCGTGCCAACCACGCCGGTCTCGGCGACGACGACGTGCTGCGGGCGGTGATCAACGAGACCGCGCTGCCCGCTGACAACGAGGCCAACACCGACGGCAATCGCTACTTCTACGGCTTCGAGTGTGTCAACCTCGGCAACGGCACGGACCCGTGGCCGGCCGCCCAGCTGGAGGCCATCGAGAAGGCGTCGGCGGCGATCTGCCGGGCGCACGGCTGGGGTTACCGCTCGGTGATCGGCCACAAGGAGTGGCAGCCGGGGAAGATCGACCCGCGCGGGTTCACGATGGACTCGATGCGGAGCCGCATCAGGGCGCGGCTCGGCGGCGGGCCGGACGGCCCGCCCAAGCCGCCCGCGCCGAAGCCCCCGGCGAAGTTCGAGCCGTTCCCCGGAGCAGCGTTCTTCCAGGCCGGGCGGAAGAGCCCCATCATCACGGCCATGGGCAAGAGACTGGTGGCCGAGGGCTGCGGGAAGTACGAGGTCGGCCCGAGCCCGGACTGGTCGGAGGCGGACCGCAAGTCGTACGCGGCGTGGCAGCGCAAGCTGGGCTTCACGGGGAGCGACGCGGACGGCATTCCGGGCAAGTCGAGCTGGGACAGGCTGCGGGTGCCGAACGTCTGA
- a CDS encoding ornithine cyclodeaminase family protein, with amino-acid sequence MSPGATTVIAADDVRAALPMPTAIAALQDALREGLDPETDPARTVVPVDHGQLLLMPSHSRRYAGVKLATVAPGNPALGLPRIQGTYLLLDARTLVPLALLDGVALTAIRTAAVSAAAADLLAAADAERLVVFGTGPQAHSHIEALRAVRPLRHITVVGRDRGRLAIFLQQYGDSGPVVEAGTPDAVAQADLIACCTTARTPLFDGSALSAHATVLAVGSHEPDAREVDDETVRRSTVVVEARGAALREAGDIILAIGSGALAPGSLVGLAELARGTVKADGSRPRLFKSVGMAWEDLVVAGVVYESHQGRV; translated from the coding sequence ATGAGCCCGGGCGCGACCACAGTCATCGCAGCCGACGACGTGCGCGCCGCGCTCCCCATGCCCACCGCAATCGCCGCACTCCAGGACGCGCTGCGCGAAGGCCTCGACCCGGAGACCGATCCCGCCCGCACCGTGGTCCCGGTCGACCACGGTCAGTTGCTGCTGATGCCCTCGCACTCCCGTCGGTACGCGGGCGTCAAGCTCGCCACGGTCGCACCGGGCAACCCCGCCCTCGGACTCCCCCGCATCCAGGGCACCTATCTGCTTCTCGACGCGCGGACGCTCGTCCCACTCGCGCTGCTCGACGGTGTCGCGCTGACCGCCATCCGTACGGCGGCAGTCTCGGCGGCCGCCGCCGATCTGCTCGCCGCAGCGGACGCCGAGCGGCTTGTCGTCTTCGGCACCGGCCCCCAGGCGCACAGCCATATCGAGGCGCTGCGCGCCGTCCGCCCGCTGCGGCACATCACGGTCGTCGGGCGCGACCGCGGCCGTCTCGCCATCTTCCTTCAGCAGTACGGGGATTCGGGACCGGTGGTGGAGGCCGGTACGCCGGACGCGGTGGCACAGGCGGATCTGATCGCCTGCTGCACCACCGCCCGTACGCCCCTGTTCGACGGATCAGCGCTGTCCGCGCACGCGACGGTCCTCGCCGTCGGCTCGCACGAGCCGGATGCGCGCGAGGTCGACGACGAGACGGTGCGCCGCTCGACGGTGGTGGTCGAGGCGCGCGGCGCGGCGCTGCGTGAGGCGGGCGACATCATCCTGGCCATCGGCTCGGGAGCGCTGGCCCCCGGCTCCCTCGTCGGCCTCGCGGAGCTCGCCCGCGGCACGGTCAAGGCCGACGGCTCCCGCCCCCGGCTGTTCAAGAGCGTAGGCATGGCCTGGGAGGACCTGGTCGTCGCCGGTGTCGTGTACGAGTCCCACCAGGGCCGGGTCTAG
- a CDS encoding PaaI family thioesterase — MPAHRTAGIEVLRAADGEAELALETPASLTNVIGSLHSGGLIALIDAAGLAAMIATAEDADAFQRVVPLGAVASLEFLAPARGRLVATCRLDDQARQALRPVLSGDSARARLTTRAEVVDAVGELVCRGRFDWSVRRT, encoded by the coding sequence ATCCCGGCGCACCGCACGGCCGGGATCGAGGTGCTGCGCGCCGCTGACGGCGAAGCGGAGCTCGCCCTGGAGACGCCTGCGTCCCTGACGAACGTGATCGGCTCGCTGCACTCCGGCGGACTCATCGCCCTGATCGACGCCGCCGGGCTGGCCGCGATGATCGCGACGGCCGAGGACGCCGACGCGTTCCAGCGAGTGGTGCCGCTGGGAGCTGTCGCGTCCCTGGAGTTCCTGGCGCCCGCCCGGGGACGGCTCGTGGCCACCTGCCGGCTGGACGATCAGGCCCGCCAAGCGCTGCGCCCGGTCCTCTCCGGGGACTCGGCACGCGCCCGCCTCACCACTCGGGCCGAGGTCGTCGACGCGGTCGGAGAGCTGGTGTGCCGAGGGCGCTTCGACTGGAGCGTGCGGCGTACGTGA
- a CDS encoding VOC family protein, protein MAGEISFFELGVADYEQARTFYGGMFGWTFEPGATEGGGFLIRTPNVPGGVHGGDSGASPYVFFKVDDMKLALERVRELGGTVDDFDAGDDEESIARFGRFKLCHDDQGSPFGLHQPPGA, encoded by the coding sequence ATGGCCGGTGAGATCTCCTTCTTCGAACTGGGCGTGGCCGACTACGAACAGGCCCGGACCTTCTACGGCGGCATGTTCGGCTGGACCTTCGAACCGGGCGCCACGGAAGGCGGCGGGTTTCTGATCCGGACGCCCAATGTCCCCGGGGGAGTGCACGGCGGGGACTCCGGGGCGAGCCCGTACGTTTTCTTCAAGGTCGACGACATGAAGCTCGCGCTGGAACGCGTCCGTGAGCTGGGCGGTACGGTCGACGACTTCGACGCGGGCGACGACGAGGAGTCGATCGCCCGGTTCGGCCGCTTCAAGCTGTGCCACGACGACCAGGGCTCGCCCTTCGGCCTGCACCAGCCGCCGGGAGCCTGA
- a CDS encoding methylmalonyl-CoA mutase family protein — MTVLPEDGFSLAAEFPDATHEQWQSLVAGVLRKAGKDIPDTAAEDVLSTALEDGLTTRPLYTARDGALSAGYPGFAPFTRGGTPEGGAVSGWDVRQRHDRPDPVRTNEAVLADLENGVTSLWLTVGPAGVPVSGLGTVLDGVYLDLAPVVLDAGAEFDAAARELLRLYEERGVAPEAALGNLGADPLGHAARTGQYADVAGHTAAAAGLAALCDQRYPGLRALTVDALPYHEAGGSAAQELGCSLATGVALLRALTAAGLPVEAACGQLEFRYAATADQFLTIAKLRAARRVWARVAEACGADATAGAQRQHAVTSSVMMTRRDPWVNMLRTTVASLAAGVGGADAVTVLPFDHALGLPDAFARRISRNTSTILVEESHVGRVIDPAGGSWYVEQLTDELAHAAWDWFQEIERAGGQEAALRSGLVSERLGATWESRKKNLAKRREPVTGVSEFPLLAQAPVERDPAPAAPSGGLPKVRRDEAYEALRARSDAHLAATGARPRVFLAALGPAAAHTARASFAANLFQAGGIEPVHDPVSVDAASAAEAFSRSGANVACVCSSDALYAEQAAPVAEALKSAGALRVYLAGRPGEQRETYERAGVDEFVVAGGDAVAVLTSVLDQIGVA, encoded by the coding sequence ATGACGGTCCTCCCCGAAGACGGGTTTTCGCTGGCCGCCGAGTTCCCGGATGCGACCCATGAGCAGTGGCAGAGCCTGGTGGCCGGCGTACTGCGCAAGGCAGGCAAGGACATCCCGGACACGGCGGCCGAGGACGTGCTGTCCACGGCGCTCGAGGACGGGCTCACCACCCGTCCGCTGTACACCGCACGCGACGGCGCGCTGAGCGCCGGCTATCCGGGGTTCGCACCCTTCACCAGGGGCGGCACGCCGGAGGGTGGTGCGGTCTCCGGCTGGGACGTACGCCAGCGCCATGACCGGCCCGATCCGGTGCGTACGAACGAAGCCGTGCTCGCGGACCTGGAGAACGGGGTCACCTCGCTCTGGCTGACCGTCGGCCCGGCCGGTGTGCCCGTCTCCGGGCTCGGCACGGTCCTGGACGGCGTCTACCTCGACCTGGCGCCCGTCGTGCTCGACGCCGGTGCCGAATTCGACGCCGCCGCACGGGAGCTGCTGCGGCTGTACGAGGAGCGGGGCGTCGCTCCCGAGGCCGCGCTCGGCAATCTCGGCGCCGACCCGCTGGGGCACGCCGCCCGCACGGGGCAGTACGCGGATGTTGCCGGCCACACGGCCGCCGCGGCCGGACTCGCCGCGCTCTGCGACCAGCGGTACCCGGGACTGCGCGCGCTGACCGTCGACGCGCTGCCGTACCACGAGGCGGGCGGCTCGGCCGCCCAGGAGCTGGGCTGTTCGCTGGCCACCGGTGTCGCCCTGCTGCGTGCCCTCACCGCCGCCGGACTCCCGGTGGAAGCGGCCTGCGGCCAGCTGGAGTTCCGGTACGCGGCCACCGCCGACCAGTTCCTGACGATCGCGAAGCTGCGCGCCGCACGGCGGGTGTGGGCCCGGGTGGCCGAGGCCTGCGGGGCGGACGCCACGGCGGGCGCACAGCGCCAGCACGCCGTGACCTCGTCGGTGATGATGACCCGGCGCGACCCCTGGGTGAACATGCTCCGCACCACGGTCGCCTCGCTCGCCGCGGGTGTGGGCGGCGCCGATGCCGTGACCGTACTGCCCTTCGACCACGCGCTCGGCCTGCCGGACGCCTTCGCCCGCCGGATCTCCCGCAACACCTCGACGATCCTGGTCGAGGAGTCGCACGTCGGACGGGTCATCGACCCGGCGGGCGGCTCCTGGTACGTGGAGCAGCTCACCGATGAACTCGCGCACGCGGCCTGGGACTGGTTCCAGGAGATCGAGCGCGCCGGGGGCCAGGAGGCCGCGCTGCGCAGCGGGTTGGTCTCCGAGCGGCTCGGCGCCACCTGGGAGAGCCGTAAGAAGAACCTGGCCAAGCGGCGCGAACCGGTCACCGGCGTCAGCGAGTTCCCGCTGCTCGCGCAGGCGCCGGTGGAACGCGACCCCGCGCCCGCCGCACCCTCCGGCGGTCTGCCGAAGGTGCGCCGCGACGAGGCGTACGAAGCGTTGCGCGCCCGCTCGGACGCGCACCTCGCCGCCACCGGCGCCCGGCCGCGAGTCTTCCTCGCGGCGCTGGGCCCGGCCGCGGCGCACACCGCGCGCGCGTCGTTCGCCGCCAACCTCTTCCAGGCGGGCGGCATCGAACCGGTCCACGATCCGGTCTCGGTCGACGCGGCATCGGCCGCCGAGGCGTTCAGCCGCAGCGGGGCGAACGTGGCATGCGTCTGCTCCAGCGACGCTCTCTATGCCGAGCAGGCAGCGCCGGTGGCCGAGGCGCTCAAGTCTGCGGGTGCGCTGCGGGTGTATCTCGCGGGGCGTCCCGGCGAGCAGCGTGAGACGTACGAACGGGCCGGAGTCGACGAGTTCGTCGTCGCGGGCGGCGACGCGGTCGCCGTCCTCACCTCCGTCCTCGACCAAATCGGAGTGGCGTGA
- the scpA gene encoding methylmalonyl-CoA mutase, whose amino-acid sequence MGIPDFSGIELGPGDARGATEDQWRTAVKESTGKGDADLVWDTPEGIPVKPLYTGQDLAGLDFLGTYPGIAPYLRGPYPTMYVNQPWTIRQYAGFSTAEESNAFYRRNLAAGQKGLSVAFDLPTHRGYDSDHPRVTGDVGMAGVAIDSIYDMRQLFDGIPLDRMSVSMTMNGAVLPVLALYIVAAEEQGVPPEKLAGTIQNDILKEFMVRNTYIYPPRPSMRIISDIFAYTSQKMPRYNSISISGYHIQEAGATADLELAYTLADGMEYLRAGLGAGLDVDAFAPRLSFFWAIGMNYFMEIAKLRAARLLWARLVRQFEPKNAKSLSLRTHCQTSGWSLTAQDVFNNVTRTCVEAMAATQGHTQSLHTNALDEALALPTDFSARIARNTQLLLQQESGTCRVIDPWGGSAYVEKLTHDLARRAWQHIEEVEAAGGMAQAIDAGIPKLRVEEAAARTQARIDSGRQPVIGVNKYRVETDEQIDVLKVDNSSVRTQQIEKLRRLRAERDEAACQDALRALTASAEAGPGRDGGLEGNLLALAVNAARAMATVGEISDALEKVYGRHSGQIRTISGVYRNEAGTSPSVEATRTLVEGFEEAEGRRPRILVAKMGQDGHDRGQKVIATAFADLGFDVDVGPLFQTPEEVARQAVEADVHIVGVSSLAAGHLTLVPALREQLAAEGREDIMIVVGGVIPPQDVQTLREAGAAAVFPPGTVIPDAAQDLVKTLGASLGHEL is encoded by the coding sequence ATGGGGATCCCCGACTTCTCAGGAATCGAGCTCGGGCCCGGCGACGCGCGCGGGGCCACCGAGGACCAGTGGCGTACGGCCGTCAAGGAGAGCACCGGCAAGGGCGACGCCGATCTGGTGTGGGACACCCCCGAGGGCATTCCCGTCAAGCCGCTGTACACCGGGCAGGACCTGGCCGGTCTCGACTTCCTCGGCACGTACCCGGGCATCGCACCGTATCTGCGCGGCCCGTACCCGACGATGTACGTCAACCAGCCCTGGACGATCCGTCAGTACGCCGGATTCTCCACGGCCGAGGAGTCCAACGCCTTCTACCGGCGCAACCTCGCCGCCGGGCAGAAGGGCCTGTCGGTCGCCTTCGACCTGCCGACCCACCGCGGCTACGACAGTGATCATCCGCGGGTGACGGGCGATGTCGGCATGGCCGGTGTGGCCATCGACTCGATCTACGACATGCGGCAGCTCTTCGACGGCATCCCGCTGGACCGGATGAGCGTGTCGATGACGATGAACGGTGCCGTGCTGCCCGTTCTCGCGCTGTACATCGTGGCCGCCGAGGAGCAGGGCGTACCGCCCGAGAAGCTGGCCGGGACCATCCAGAACGACATCCTCAAAGAGTTCATGGTCCGCAACACCTACATCTATCCGCCCCGGCCCTCGATGCGGATCATCTCGGACATCTTCGCGTACACCTCGCAGAAGATGCCGCGCTACAACTCCATCTCCATCTCCGGCTATCACATCCAGGAGGCCGGAGCCACGGCCGACCTGGAGCTGGCATACACCCTCGCCGACGGGATGGAGTATCTGCGGGCCGGCCTCGGCGCCGGACTCGACGTGGACGCCTTCGCGCCCCGGCTGTCCTTCTTCTGGGCGATCGGCATGAACTACTTCATGGAGATCGCGAAGCTGCGGGCCGCGCGGCTGCTGTGGGCGAGACTCGTCAGGCAGTTCGAGCCCAAGAACGCCAAGTCGCTCTCCCTGCGCACCCATTGCCAGACCTCGGGCTGGTCGCTGACGGCCCAGGACGTGTTCAACAATGTCACCCGCACCTGTGTGGAGGCGATGGCCGCCACCCAGGGACACACGCAGTCGCTGCACACCAACGCCCTGGACGAGGCGCTGGCGCTGCCCACCGACTTCTCCGCGCGCATCGCCCGCAACACCCAGCTGCTGCTCCAGCAGGAGTCCGGGACCTGCCGGGTCATCGACCCGTGGGGCGGCAGTGCGTACGTCGAGAAGCTCACCCACGACCTCGCCCGCCGTGCCTGGCAGCACATCGAGGAGGTCGAGGCGGCCGGCGGTATGGCGCAGGCCATCGACGCCGGTATCCCCAAGCTGCGCGTCGAGGAGGCCGCGGCGCGTACGCAGGCACGCATCGACTCCGGACGGCAGCCCGTCATCGGCGTGAACAAGTACAGGGTCGAGACCGACGAGCAGATCGATGTGCTCAAGGTCGACAACTCCTCGGTGCGCACCCAGCAGATCGAGAAGCTGAGACGGCTGCGCGCGGAGCGCGACGAGGCCGCGTGCCAGGACGCGCTGCGTGCCCTGACCGCCTCGGCGGAGGCCGGCCCGGGCCGCGACGGCGGCCTGGAGGGCAATCTGCTCGCCCTGGCGGTGAACGCTGCGCGCGCCATGGCCACGGTCGGCGAGATCTCGGACGCCCTGGAGAAGGTGTACGGGCGGCACTCCGGCCAGATCCGTACGATCTCCGGTGTGTACCGAAACGAGGCCGGCACCTCCCCGTCCGTGGAAGCCACCCGCACCCTGGTCGAGGGGTTCGAGGAGGCGGAGGGCCGCCGCCCGCGCATCCTGGTCGCCAAGATGGGCCAGGACGGCCATGACCGCGGCCAGAAGGTGATCGCCACCGCGTTCGCCGACCTCGGCTTCGACGTGGACGTCGGCCCGCTGTTCCAGACGCCGGAAGAGGTGGCCCGCCAGGCGGTCGAGGCGGATGTGCACATCGTCGGGGTCTCCTCGCTGGCCGCCGGGCATCTCACACTGGTGCCCGCGCTGCGGGAGCAACTGGCCGCCGAGGGACGGGAGGACATCATGATCGTCGTGGGCGGGGTGATCCCGCCGCAGGATGTCCAGACGCTGCGCGAGGCCGGAGCAGCCGCGGTCTTCCCGCCCGGCACGGTGATCCCGGACGCCGCGCAGGACCTGGTGAAGACGCTGGGCGCCTCGCTCGGCCACGAGTTGTAG
- the meaB gene encoding methylmalonyl Co-A mutase-associated GTPase MeaB, whose amino-acid sequence MHPTLDIDSYVKGVREGSRAYIARAITLVESTRADHRALAQQLLTELLPFSGAARRVGISGVPGVGKSTFIDALGTLLTGLGHRVAVLAVDPSSSRTGGSILGDKTRMERLAVDPAAFVRPSPTSGTLGGVAKATRESIIVVEAAGYDVVLVETVGVGQSETAVASMVDSFLLLTLARTGDQLQGIKKGVLELADVITVNKADGPHERDARSAARELAGALRLMHPADAAWTPPVLSCSAREGTGLDTVWERLEQHQALLDSTGRLAAKRRDQQIDWAWTMVHDELRDRLRHHPEVRRLAPGLEQQVKDGELTATLAAERILEAFQRPQP is encoded by the coding sequence ATGCATCCCACGCTCGACATCGACAGCTACGTCAAGGGCGTACGTGAGGGGTCGCGGGCGTACATCGCCCGCGCCATCACACTCGTCGAGTCCACCCGTGCCGATCATCGCGCTCTCGCCCAGCAGCTGCTGACGGAGCTGCTGCCGTTCTCCGGAGCGGCCCGGCGGGTGGGCATCAGCGGGGTCCCCGGCGTCGGCAAGTCCACCTTCATCGACGCGCTCGGCACGCTGCTCACCGGCCTCGGCCACCGGGTCGCGGTGCTGGCCGTCGACCCGTCGTCCAGCCGTACCGGCGGCTCCATCCTGGGCGACAAGACCCGGATGGAGCGCCTGGCCGTGGACCCGGCGGCGTTCGTACGGCCCTCCCCCACCTCGGGCACGCTGGGCGGGGTGGCCAAGGCGACCCGTGAATCCATCATCGTGGTGGAGGCCGCGGGATACGACGTGGTGCTCGTGGAAACGGTCGGCGTCGGCCAGTCGGAGACCGCCGTGGCCAGCATGGTGGACTCGTTCCTGCTGCTCACGCTCGCTCGCACCGGTGACCAGCTGCAGGGCATCAAGAAGGGTGTGCTGGAGCTGGCCGACGTCATCACGGTCAACAAGGCGGACGGCCCGCACGAGCGCGATGCCCGTTCCGCCGCCCGTGAACTGGCCGGTGCGCTGCGGCTGATGCACCCGGCCGACGCGGCGTGGACTCCCCCGGTGCTGTCCTGCAGCGCCCGCGAGGGCACCGGTCTCGACACCGTGTGGGAGCGTCTTGAGCAGCATCAGGCGCTGCTCGATTCGACCGGCCGGCTCGCCGCCAAGCGGCGCGACCAGCAGATCGACTGGGCGTGGACGATGGTCCACGACGAACTGCGGGACCGGCTGCGCCACCATCCTGAGGTGCGCAGGCTCGCTCCCGGTCTTGAACAGCAGGTGAAGGACGGGGAGTTGACGGCGACGCTTGCCGCTGAGCGGATCCTGGAGGCGTTCCAGCGGCCCCAGCCGTAA